From one Cupriavidus oxalaticus genomic stretch:
- a CDS encoding amidohydrolase family protein — MTSSDEAKMRAAPAVWDCHTHIYGPYDRHPLPDGAVYAPQAAPFGALRAMHRSLGITHGVIVQAACYGSDHSALLAALDAGEGAYRGIAVIAPEMDEALLAQMAARGVKGVRIGLMSHLGNAFDAGRVRAMVERIRPYGWHALVHGTPEDVVRAVEAVGHLGTSLVIDHMARVAVSEGGLARQLENVCALLRNESVWIKVSGVDRITAGDLGAPQARSVLEHLLAAAPTRAIWGTDWPHPNLSYPVPDDRALLAWLQAAAGDDSLLRAVLSENPSRLYG; from the coding sequence CACACGCATATCTACGGACCCTATGACCGGCACCCGCTGCCCGACGGCGCCGTCTATGCGCCGCAGGCAGCACCGTTCGGTGCCTTGCGCGCCATGCACCGATCGCTCGGCATCACGCACGGCGTGATTGTGCAGGCGGCCTGCTATGGCAGCGACCATAGCGCGCTGTTGGCCGCCCTCGATGCGGGAGAGGGAGCGTATCGCGGCATCGCCGTGATTGCGCCGGAGATGGACGAGGCGCTGCTGGCGCAGATGGCGGCTCGGGGCGTCAAGGGTGTGCGCATTGGCCTGATGAGCCATCTCGGCAATGCCTTTGACGCGGGGCGCGTGCGCGCGATGGTCGAGCGCATCCGGCCGTATGGCTGGCACGCGCTGGTCCATGGCACGCCGGAAGATGTGGTCCGGGCGGTCGAAGCCGTGGGCCATCTCGGCACCTCACTCGTCATCGACCATATGGCGCGGGTTGCGGTCTCCGAAGGCGGGCTGGCGCGCCAGCTCGAGAATGTCTGTGCGTTGCTGCGCAATGAATCGGTCTGGATCAAGGTCTCGGGCGTCGACCGCATCACTGCGGGTGACCTCGGGGCACCGCAGGCGCGCAGCGTACTGGAGCACTTGTTGGCGGCGGCACCCACCCGCGCAATCTGGGGCACGGACTGGCCGCATCCGAACCTTTCCTATCCGGTGCCGGACGACCGTGCGCTGCTCGCCTGGCTGCAAGCTGCGGCCGGCGATGACTCACTGCTGCGCGCCGTGTTGTCGGAGAACCCGTCCCGTCTCTACGGATAA
- a CDS encoding SMP-30/gluconolactonase/LRE family protein, which translates to MTMHSFLAPTEPVRYPDARVQALSPRFEKYHLPLAAIDRIATRCRWAEGPVWFGDGRYLLWSDVPNDRILRWDEETGNTSVFRSPSNHANGNTRDRQGRLVTCEHVGRRVTRTEYDGSITVLADRYDGKPLNSPNDVVVKSDGSIWFTDPPFGIAGYYQGEKATSELPERIYRIDPVSGRLEIVADDVSGPNGLAFSPDEEVLYVIESRTRPRRIRAFRVSEGGQALGDSRVLVDAGPGTPDGFRVDIDGNLWCGWGMGTPELDGVRIFAPDGEPLGHISLPERCANLCFGGRHRNRLFMASCTSIYTLYVNTQGAAGG; encoded by the coding sequence ATGACCATGCACTCTTTTCTTGCGCCGACCGAGCCGGTGCGCTATCCGGATGCGCGCGTCCAGGCACTGAGCCCGCGCTTCGAGAAATACCACCTGCCCCTTGCAGCGATCGATCGCATTGCCACCCGGTGCCGCTGGGCCGAAGGCCCGGTCTGGTTCGGGGATGGCCGCTACCTGCTGTGGAGCGATGTCCCGAACGACCGGATCCTGCGCTGGGATGAGGAGACCGGTAACACCAGCGTCTTCCGTAGCCCGTCAAACCATGCCAACGGCAACACCCGCGACCGACAGGGGCGGCTGGTGACCTGCGAACATGTCGGCCGGCGCGTCACGCGCACCGAGTATGACGGCAGCATCACCGTGCTGGCGGACCGCTATGACGGGAAACCGCTGAATTCGCCCAATGACGTGGTGGTGAAGTCGGACGGCTCGATCTGGTTCACCGATCCGCCGTTCGGCATCGCCGGCTACTACCAGGGCGAGAAGGCGACTTCGGAACTGCCGGAGCGCATTTACCGTATCGATCCGGTCAGCGGCCGCCTTGAGATTGTCGCCGATGACGTCAGCGGGCCCAATGGCCTGGCATTCTCGCCTGACGAGGAAGTGCTGTATGTGATCGAGTCGCGCACGCGGCCGCGCCGCATCCGCGCTTTCCGGGTCAGCGAAGGTGGCCAGGCGCTGGGCGACAGCCGAGTACTGGTTGACGCCGGACCTGGCACCCCCGATGGCTTTCGCGTCGATATTGACGGCAACCTGTGGTGCGGCTGGGGCATGGGCACGCCCGAACTCGACGGCGTGCGGATCTTTGCCCCGGATGGCGAACCCCTCGGGCATATCAGCCTGCCAGAGCGCTGTGCCAACCTGTGTTTTGGCGGACGCCATCGCAACCGGCTGTTCATGGCGTCCTGCACTTCGATCTATACGCTCTATGTCAATACGCAAGGTGCGGCCGGCGGCTGA
- a CDS encoding Bug family tripartite tricarboxylate transporter substrate binding protein produces the protein MAGDVVRMVVAFPAGGPADALARAMSKQLETELKRTVIIDNRPGANGAIAVSAVTKGPADGSVFFLTSAGAIVINPSLYKNLSYRPDRELMPVSLVVTTPQVLVVPLQSKIGSAKDLVAQRRAGRPVSLASSGIGSMPHMAIELFKASTSAEFLHVAYKGAAPAITDTIGGQVDAFFGDASGLLPFIEGKKLKPVAVTTAKRLPYLPDVPTLDESGIKGVHAENWYGMMVPAGTPPKVVQTLNEAIRKTLENKDVKANLAKMGLTPAPSTASEFAGRIRADGDKWSKLIAERNVKPE, from the coding sequence ATGGCCGGCGACGTGGTGCGGATGGTGGTGGCGTTCCCCGCGGGCGGGCCGGCGGACGCGCTGGCGCGCGCGATGTCCAAGCAACTGGAGACGGAACTCAAGCGCACCGTCATCATCGACAACCGGCCCGGGGCCAACGGCGCCATTGCCGTCAGCGCTGTCACCAAGGGACCGGCGGATGGTTCCGTCTTCTTCCTGACCAGTGCCGGGGCCATTGTCATCAATCCGTCCCTGTACAAGAACCTGTCGTACCGCCCTGACCGAGAGTTGATGCCGGTTTCGCTGGTGGTCACCACGCCGCAGGTCCTGGTGGTACCGCTGCAGTCGAAGATCGGCTCGGCGAAGGACCTGGTGGCGCAGCGCCGGGCCGGCCGTCCGGTGTCGCTGGCGTCATCCGGCATCGGCAGCATGCCGCACATGGCGATCGAGCTGTTCAAAGCCTCGACCTCGGCGGAGTTCCTGCACGTGGCGTACAAGGGCGCGGCACCAGCGATCACCGATACGATCGGCGGACAGGTGGATGCGTTCTTCGGCGATGCCTCGGGCCTCCTGCCGTTCATCGAGGGAAAAAAACTGAAGCCTGTCGCCGTGACCACGGCCAAACGCCTGCCATACCTGCCGGACGTGCCGACGCTGGATGAAAGCGGCATCAAGGGCGTCCATGCGGAGAACTGGTACGGCATGATGGTGCCCGCCGGCACGCCGCCAAAGGTTGTGCAGACGTTGAATGAGGCCATTCGCAAGACGTTGGAGAACAAGGACGTCAAGGCCAATCTGGCAAAGATGGGCCTGACACCGGCACCGTCTACTGCTTCGGAATTTGCAGGTCGGATCCGTGCGGACGGGGACAAGTGGTCGAAGTTGATTGCGGAGCGGAACGTTAAGCCTGAGTAA
- a CDS encoding tripartite tricarboxylate transporter substrate binding protein, with protein sequence MHPFCTGFFRRLAKAAIPFLMAAAAPLPALAAFPDKPIRMVVPFAPGGGTDLVARAMGITMGEDLGQPVIVDNKPGGSTIIGTDAVAKSAPDGYTLVMATMAHAVNPSLHKKLPFDTEKAFAPVMLVGRSPNVLVVKPDSPIKTVQDLIAAARAKPGKLNYASQGAGTSAHLAGELFKKMAKVDMNHIPYRGAGPAITDLLGGQVDVMFATAAAVAPHLESGKLRAVAVTTAQRSQAPALSKVPTIAESGVPNYVADSWYGLFVPAGTPPAVITRLNAAAKKAVHTDAFRKRAEQEGLAISGGTPDEFGRYVKAESQRWSKVIKDANITAD encoded by the coding sequence ATGCATCCGTTCTGTACCGGCTTCTTCCGCCGGCTTGCCAAGGCAGCCATCCCGTTCCTCATGGCCGCGGCAGCGCCCTTGCCCGCGCTCGCAGCCTTCCCCGACAAGCCGATCCGCATGGTGGTGCCGTTCGCCCCCGGCGGTGGCACGGACCTGGTGGCGCGTGCGATGGGCATTACCATGGGCGAGGACCTGGGCCAGCCCGTCATCGTCGATAACAAGCCGGGTGGCAGCACCATCATCGGCACCGATGCGGTGGCCAAGAGCGCGCCCGACGGGTACACGCTGGTGATGGCGACGATGGCCCACGCGGTTAACCCGAGCCTGCACAAGAAACTTCCGTTCGATACGGAGAAGGCGTTCGCGCCGGTGATGCTGGTGGGCCGCTCACCCAATGTGCTGGTGGTAAAGCCGGACAGCCCCATCAAGACCGTGCAGGACCTGATCGCGGCCGCCAGGGCCAAGCCGGGCAAGCTCAACTACGCCTCGCAAGGCGCCGGCACTTCGGCGCACCTGGCTGGCGAGTTGTTCAAGAAGATGGCCAAGGTCGACATGAACCACATTCCTTATCGCGGTGCCGGCCCGGCGATCACGGACCTGCTCGGCGGGCAGGTCGATGTGATGTTTGCCACGGCAGCCGCGGTCGCTCCGCACCTGGAGAGCGGCAAGCTGCGGGCGGTGGCGGTCACGACCGCACAGCGCTCGCAAGCGCCGGCGCTGAGCAAGGTGCCCACGATCGCGGAAAGCGGCGTGCCCAACTATGTAGCAGATAGCTGGTATGGCTTGTTCGTGCCGGCCGGCACGCCACCGGCGGTGATCACGCGGTTGAATGCCGCGGCCAAGAAGGCCGTGCACACCGACGCGTTCCGCAAGCGAGCCGAGCAGGAAGGGCTGGCCATCAGTGGTGGCACGCCAGACGAGTTCGGCCGCTACGTCAAGGCCGAGAGCCAGCGCTGGAGCAAGGTCATCAAGGACGCCAACATCACGGCCGACTGA
- a CDS encoding enoyl-CoA hydratase/isomerase family protein, with product MDNYSLIELKIESSIALLAFNRPDKRNAMSDDMRSEFIDALERVAADKAIRALVLTGNGKGFCAGGDVAGMQRRMEAPQGEVGFNGWSRQQRVHHTVKLLHTMPKPTIAAVNGAAAGLGADTALCCDFVLASEAASFSWSYINRGLIPDGGGMYFLPRRVGLSAAKELVFTGRKVEAQEAKALGIADRLSKPEALIGDALTWAAELSQGSTTAIALGKSIMNQSFELPADQVFAQGSQAQGICYTSSEHRESVLAFLNKTATKA from the coding sequence ATGGACAACTATTCCCTGATTGAACTGAAGATTGAATCCAGTATCGCGCTGCTCGCCTTTAACCGCCCCGACAAGCGCAATGCCATGAGCGACGACATGCGCTCGGAATTCATCGATGCGCTGGAACGCGTGGCGGCGGACAAGGCGATCCGCGCCCTGGTGCTCACCGGCAACGGCAAGGGCTTTTGCGCCGGCGGCGACGTGGCCGGCATGCAGCGCCGCATGGAAGCGCCGCAGGGCGAGGTGGGCTTCAACGGCTGGAGCCGCCAGCAGCGGGTCCATCACACCGTCAAGCTGCTGCACACCATGCCCAAGCCCACCATCGCCGCGGTCAACGGTGCCGCGGCTGGGCTGGGTGCCGATACCGCGCTGTGCTGCGATTTCGTGCTGGCCTCCGAAGCGGCATCGTTCTCGTGGTCCTATATCAACCGGGGCCTGATCCCGGACGGGGGCGGCATGTATTTCCTGCCGCGCCGCGTGGGGCTGTCGGCGGCTAAGGAACTGGTCTTTACGGGCCGCAAGGTCGAGGCACAGGAGGCCAAGGCGCTTGGCATCGCCGACCGCCTGAGCAAGCCAGAAGCGCTGATTGGCGATGCGCTGACGTGGGCGGCAGAACTGAGCCAGGGCTCCACCACCGCGATCGCGCTGGGCAAGAGCATCATGAACCAGTCCTTTGAGTTGCCCGCCGACCAGGTCTTTGCCCAAGGCAGCCAGGCGCAAGGTATCTGCTACACCAGCAGCGAGCATCGCGAGTCCGTGCTGGCTTTTCTGAACAAGACTGCCACCAAGGCCTGA
- a CDS encoding acetate--CoA ligase family protein, with protein sequence MNAIQRLVTPRSVAVIGASADPAKTAGRPVSYLRKHGFSGAIYPVNPKVESIDGLRCYPDIASLPEVPDVGIVLLGAERAHLAVRDLAARGAGAAIVLASGYTETGAEGARRQAELIDAAGSMRLLGPNTIGLVNLTDNIPLSASGALEMDQFPAGSIGVVSQSGGILGALLSRAAARGIGLSKLVSTSNEVDLDLADFIDYLADDEATRVIALYVESVRNPETFRRAALKAARAGKPVVAFKIGRSESGARAAVSHTGALAGADRMYDALFEQVGVIRAQTFSDLLDMPAALAAGRKLTGNRVAILTSTGGAGTLVSDSLGVAGFETPAPDEATATKLRALQKGDHAALDRNPIDVTLAGLQPDLLRAAIRILLESPSYDAVAVIVGSSSLAMPDLMANAIRDCLPDSDKPVIAYVSPHAPEVASLLNRRGVPAFSAPEACTVAIDAMLRAGKLRAVDEAGTPTLPLPDLGAYGTGSIDEAAAKTLFAGFGVPVAKEVVVADGVEATAAAQGFSGNVVLKILSAEITHKSDVGGVAVNVPPAEVASRLARMASDVQSATGIAPQRFLVQEMVKGGVEVILGMHRDALGTAILLGMGGVTAELFGDTTLRLLPGEGGLTRDAALAMIGRLKTAPLLQGFRGRPKADVDALAEAIVAFSRMVATLGDRLVEAEINPVFVLPEGQGVVAADGVAVLAGADKP encoded by the coding sequence ATGAATGCGATCCAACGACTTGTCACGCCGCGCAGCGTTGCCGTGATCGGCGCTTCCGCCGATCCTGCAAAGACCGCCGGCCGCCCAGTTTCCTACCTGCGCAAGCATGGCTTCAGCGGGGCGATCTACCCGGTCAACCCCAAGGTCGAATCGATCGACGGGCTGCGCTGCTATCCCGACATTGCCTCGCTACCCGAAGTGCCCGACGTCGGCATCGTGCTGCTGGGCGCCGAGCGTGCGCACCTGGCGGTGCGCGACCTGGCGGCGCGCGGCGCGGGCGCGGCCATCGTGCTGGCGAGCGGCTATACCGAGACCGGTGCCGAAGGCGCGCGGCGCCAGGCCGAACTGATCGATGCGGCCGGCAGCATGCGCCTGCTCGGGCCCAATACCATCGGCCTGGTCAACCTGACCGACAACATCCCGCTGTCGGCGAGCGGCGCGCTGGAAATGGACCAGTTCCCGGCCGGCAGCATCGGCGTGGTGTCGCAAAGCGGCGGCATCCTCGGGGCCTTGCTGTCGCGCGCCGCGGCGCGGGGCATTGGCCTGTCCAAACTGGTTTCCACCAGTAATGAAGTCGACCTCGACCTGGCCGACTTTATCGATTACCTGGCCGATGACGAGGCCACCCGCGTGATCGCGCTGTATGTTGAGAGCGTGCGCAACCCGGAAACGTTCCGCCGTGCTGCCCTGAAGGCCGCGCGCGCTGGCAAGCCGGTGGTGGCGTTCAAGATCGGCCGCTCCGAGAGCGGCGCGCGCGCAGCGGTGTCGCATACGGGCGCGCTAGCCGGTGCGGATCGGATGTACGACGCGCTGTTCGAACAGGTCGGCGTGATTCGCGCGCAGACGTTCTCGGACCTCCTTGACATGCCCGCAGCCCTGGCTGCCGGCCGCAAACTCACCGGCAATCGCGTTGCGATCCTGACCTCGACCGGGGGCGCAGGCACGCTGGTCTCCGACAGCTTGGGCGTGGCCGGCTTCGAGACGCCGGCACCGGACGAGGCGACCGCGACGAAGCTGCGCGCGCTGCAGAAGGGCGACCACGCCGCGCTCGACCGCAACCCGATCGACGTCACCCTGGCCGGGCTGCAGCCTGACCTGCTCCGCGCCGCGATCCGCATCCTGCTCGAGAGCCCGAGCTATGACGCGGTGGCAGTGATCGTCGGCTCGTCCAGCCTGGCGATGCCGGACCTGATGGCCAATGCCATTCGCGACTGCCTGCCCGACAGCGACAAACCGGTGATTGCTTACGTGAGCCCGCATGCGCCCGAAGTCGCGTCGCTGCTGAATCGTCGTGGCGTGCCGGCGTTTTCCGCGCCGGAGGCGTGCACGGTGGCGATCGATGCGATGCTGCGTGCCGGCAAGCTCCGCGCGGTTGACGAAGCGGGCACCCCCACGCTGCCGTTGCCGGATCTCGGCGCCTATGGCACCGGTTCGATCGACGAAGCCGCGGCCAAGACCTTGTTCGCCGGTTTCGGCGTACCGGTCGCAAAGGAGGTGGTGGTTGCCGATGGCGTCGAGGCCACGGCGGCGGCGCAAGGCTTCAGCGGCAATGTCGTGCTGAAGATCCTGTCGGCCGAGATTACCCACAAGAGCGATGTCGGCGGCGTGGCCGTCAATGTCCCGCCGGCAGAGGTGGCAAGCCGGCTGGCAAGAATGGCGAGCGATGTGCAGTCGGCCACGGGGATCGCGCCCCAACGCTTCCTGGTGCAGGAAATGGTCAAGGGCGGCGTCGAAGTGATTCTCGGCATGCACCGCGACGCGCTCGGCACCGCGATCCTGCTCGGCATGGGCGGCGTGACCGCGGAGCTGTTCGGCGATACCACGCTGCGTCTGCTGCCTGGCGAGGGGGGGCTGACCCGTGACGCCGCGCTGGCGATGATCGGACGCCTGAAGACCGCCCCATTGCTGCAGGGCTTCCGTGGCCGGCCGAAGGCGGATGTGGACGCGCTGGCCGAGGCGATCGTCGCCTTCTCGCGCATGGTCGCCACGCTTGGCGATCGGCTGGTCGAGGCCGAGATCAATCCCGTCTTCGTCCTGCCCGAAGGGCAGGGTGTGGTGGCCGCCGATGGCGTGGCGGTACTGGCGGGCGCCGACAAGCCCTGA
- a CDS encoding alpha/beta fold hydrolase, with protein sequence MAKLWRWPGDRAAAWWPWQLAALDAQYRAVVPQPPAAGAGHAGLGDSGAAPRADLPGLVDVLARSLARLSMDQSLNRIDLVGFSFGALVTAHLATHEGLGEIEVGRLALLGPAGHGGPRRMTQALVDWRRCLDPHALAAAMRHNLAAFMIADPAAIDSEAVAIHTRACRATRFHSKSISRAGGLQQALAHFPGPVLMIWGEADVTMSPASIAGIARDSRDASAGAPAVRVRVVPGAGHWVQYEAHQQVNGLLQDWVQQSPHMLAQAG encoded by the coding sequence TTGGCGAAGCTTTGGCGATGGCCCGGCGACCGTGCTGCTGCATGGTGGCCATGGCAACTGGCGGCACTGGACGCGCAATATCGGGCCGTTGTCCCGCAACCGCCGGCTGCTGGTGCCGGACATGCCGGGCTTGGCGATTCCGGTGCGGCGCCGCGCGCCGACCTGCCGGGACTCGTCGATGTCCTGGCCCGCTCGCTGGCCCGCTTATCGATGGACCAGTCGCTGAACCGTATTGACTTGGTGGGTTTTTCCTTTGGCGCGCTGGTGACGGCGCACCTTGCGACCCATGAGGGTCTTGGCGAAATCGAAGTCGGCCGCCTGGCATTGCTCGGGCCGGCCGGCCACGGCGGTCCGCGCCGCATGACGCAGGCGCTGGTCGACTGGCGCCGCTGCCTCGATCCGCACGCGCTTGCCGCGGCGATGCGTCACAACCTGGCGGCATTCATGATCGCCGATCCGGCCGCCATCGACAGCGAAGCCGTGGCCATCCACACGCGTGCCTGTCGCGCGACGCGCTTCCATAGCAAGTCGATCTCGCGCGCGGGCGGATTGCAGCAGGCGCTTGCACACTTTCCCGGCCCGGTATTGATGATCTGGGGCGAAGCCGATGTGACCATGTCGCCGGCATCGATTGCCGGGATCGCCCGCGACTCGCGGGACGCGTCAGCCGGCGCGCCAGCAGTCAGGGTCCGCGTGGTGCCGGGCGCCGGGCATTGGGTCCAGTACGAGGCCCACCAACAAGTCAACGGGCTGCTGCAGGATTGGGTGCAGCAGTCCCCCCACATGCTGGCGCAGGCCGGCTGA
- a CDS encoding MmgE/PrpD family protein, whose translation MNATEAFGPFFSTVKAGPLPAEVLHHAKRALVDWHAALFPGIGTDAFQRLQSVLEEELGRGNATLPMGQRATARAAALLNGAAAHAAEIDDSFRDAMYHPGAATIAAAIAAAQDVGASGETLLKGVVVGYEVSTRIGVVLGRAHYRFWHSTATVGTFGAAAAAAFIYGANEEQLAHALATAATFAAGLQQAFRMDSMSKPLHAGRAAEGGLLAARAAIAGITGSLDVLDGETGMGHAMSDGPDWNGLASTLGKDFHICRLTFKNHIGCGHTFAAIDGALALKAKLGIETAQIRRLRVATYRPALDIACYLDPKSENEAKFSLKFIVAAALVHGSVRLSAYTPERLWDSETRRLMACMTVEVDPEIDGRFPGKRAARVEIETRDGATADYLQPNRKGDPEDPLTDDDLDGKLIELASPVIGTDGARRLAQKIWHIDTQLEVSLFG comes from the coding sequence TTGAACGCAACCGAGGCCTTTGGGCCGTTCTTCAGCACAGTCAAGGCAGGGCCGCTGCCCGCCGAGGTGCTGCATCATGCGAAGCGCGCGCTGGTCGACTGGCATGCGGCGCTGTTTCCGGGCATCGGCACCGATGCGTTCCAACGCCTGCAAAGCGTGCTGGAAGAGGAGCTTGGCCGCGGCAACGCGACGCTGCCAATGGGGCAACGTGCCACGGCGCGCGCCGCGGCGCTACTCAATGGCGCTGCCGCCCACGCTGCGGAGATCGACGACAGTTTCCGTGATGCGATGTACCACCCCGGTGCCGCCACCATCGCCGCCGCGATTGCTGCGGCACAGGACGTGGGCGCCAGCGGCGAGACGTTGCTGAAGGGCGTCGTCGTCGGCTATGAGGTGTCAACGCGTATCGGCGTCGTGCTGGGCCGGGCGCACTATCGTTTCTGGCACAGCACCGCCACGGTCGGCACCTTTGGCGCGGCGGCCGCCGCGGCGTTCATCTATGGCGCGAACGAGGAGCAGCTTGCCCACGCGCTGGCGACTGCGGCCACTTTCGCCGCCGGACTGCAGCAGGCGTTCCGCATGGACTCGATGTCCAAGCCCCTTCACGCGGGCCGGGCTGCGGAGGGCGGATTGCTCGCCGCCCGCGCCGCCATCGCGGGCATCACCGGTTCGCTCGATGTGCTCGACGGTGAGACCGGCATGGGGCACGCGATGTCGGACGGCCCTGACTGGAACGGGCTGGCATCGACCCTTGGGAAAGACTTCCATATTTGCCGGCTGACCTTCAAGAACCACATTGGCTGCGGCCATACCTTCGCCGCCATCGACGGTGCGCTGGCGCTGAAAGCGAAGCTGGGCATCGAAACGGCCCAAATCCGTCGCCTCCGCGTCGCCACCTATCGTCCGGCGCTGGATATCGCCTGCTATCTCGACCCCAAGAGCGAGAACGAAGCCAAGTTCAGCCTCAAGTTCATCGTCGCCGCCGCCCTGGTGCATGGCAGCGTGCGCCTGTCGGCATACACGCCGGAACGGCTGTGGGACAGCGAGACGCGCCGGCTGATGGCCTGCATGACGGTCGAGGTCGACCCTGAGATCGACGGCCGGTTTCCTGGCAAGCGCGCCGCAAGGGTGGAGATCGAAACCCGGGACGGTGCCACGGCAGACTACCTGCAGCCGAATCGCAAGGGTGATCCGGAGGATCCGCTGACCGACGACGACCTTGACGGCAAGTTGATCGAACTGGCATCGCCGGTGATAGGTACCGATGGCGCGCGCCGGCTGGCGCAGAAGATCTGGCACATCGACACGCAGCTGGAGGTCAGTCTGTTTGGCTGA
- a CDS encoding tripartite tricarboxylate transporter substrate binding protein, with product MLVTALPIIPLAAHAQPYPARPVRIIVPFPAGGGTDVIARSLGDELSRGMGKPFIVENKPGAGSVMGNDLVAKSSADGYTLLLTTSAFSIVASIGIKLPYGGIQAFEPVALLGRAPNVVLVRNDSRIRSAADLLRDAKANPGKLTYGSAGNGTSVHLAAEYFQSLAGIRLVHVPYRGSAPQFADLLAGHIDVAFATMASAATLIRDGRVRALAVTSPARSPAFPEVPAVAEAGVKGYSAEVWYGVFVPKGTPATVVAALHRAIAQASAGGAFRERLAREGVVGGIGSPQDLCATAEQEVSRWLQVVKDKEIRIE from the coding sequence ATGCTGGTGACGGCGTTGCCGATCATTCCCCTGGCCGCGCACGCGCAGCCCTACCCGGCGCGGCCGGTGCGCATCATCGTGCCATTCCCCGCAGGCGGGGGCACTGACGTGATCGCCCGCTCGCTGGGCGATGAATTGTCGCGCGGCATGGGTAAGCCCTTCATCGTTGAAAACAAGCCCGGCGCCGGCTCGGTCATGGGCAATGACCTGGTCGCCAAGAGTTCGGCGGATGGCTATACGCTGCTGCTTACCACCAGTGCCTTTTCTATCGTCGCCAGCATTGGCATCAAGTTGCCGTATGGCGGCATCCAAGCCTTCGAGCCGGTGGCGCTGCTCGGCCGCGCGCCAAATGTGGTGCTGGTTCGCAACGATAGCCGAATCCGCTCGGCGGCAGATCTGCTGCGCGATGCCAAAGCCAATCCGGGCAAGCTGACCTATGGCTCGGCAGGTAACGGGACGTCGGTGCACCTGGCAGCCGAGTATTTCCAGTCCTTGGCTGGTATCCGGCTCGTGCACGTGCCATACCGTGGCTCAGCACCTCAGTTCGCCGACCTGCTGGCCGGCCATATCGATGTCGCGTTCGCGACGATGGCCAGCGCCGCAACGCTGATCCGCGACGGGCGCGTGCGGGCGCTGGCCGTGACCTCGCCCGCGCGGTCCCCGGCTTTCCCGGAGGTGCCTGCCGTCGCGGAGGCTGGCGTCAAAGGTTACAGCGCCGAGGTCTGGTACGGCGTCTTCGTACCGAAGGGAACGCCGGCGACGGTGGTCGCCGCGCTGCATCGAGCCATCGCCCAGGCATCTGCCGGTGGCGCGTTCCGCGAAAGGCTGGCGCGCGAAGGGGTGGTGGGCGGCATTGGTTCGCCACAGGATCTTTGCGCCACTGCCGAGCAGGAGGTCAGTCGTTGGCTGCAAGTGGTGAAGGACAAGGAGATCCGCATCGAGTAG
- a CDS encoding IclR family transcriptional regulator: MPSSIVNIERIKPGQGKATPNRSLERGIAVLRAFRAGSSMLGNSEIAERTGLSRSTVSRLTQSLIETGMLEYVPQFRAYRLGVPVLSMAHAMRDGSQVLRVAAPMMAEVAMRQKINVGLAVAEGDEMIYLESFRYNRRQSLRTVVSGQRIPMALTSLGRAHLATLSPEAFSAMMRVMADKYRGRGWGALRREIDAAVCSVHEKGYCVASWQPQVVAMATPMRFDEYTAHVLNVSVSTQQDAGAIEAALAKPLMELAAAIQARMLRGE; the protein is encoded by the coding sequence ATGCCGAGCAGCATCGTCAACATCGAACGGATCAAACCAGGCCAAGGCAAGGCGACGCCCAACCGCTCGCTAGAGCGTGGCATTGCCGTACTACGCGCCTTTCGCGCCGGCTCGTCCATGCTCGGCAACAGTGAAATTGCCGAGCGCACCGGCTTGTCCCGCTCCACAGTCAGCCGCCTGACGCAGTCGCTGATAGAGACCGGCATGCTCGAGTATGTCCCGCAGTTCCGGGCCTACCGGCTGGGTGTGCCGGTCCTCAGTATGGCGCATGCCATGCGCGACGGCTCGCAGGTTCTCAGGGTCGCGGCGCCGATGATGGCCGAGGTTGCCATGCGTCAGAAGATCAATGTCGGACTGGCGGTGGCGGAGGGCGACGAGATGATTTACCTGGAGTCGTTCCGCTACAACCGGCGCCAGTCACTGCGTACGGTGGTGAGCGGACAGCGCATCCCGATGGCGCTGACCTCTCTCGGCCGCGCGCACCTGGCAACGCTGTCACCGGAGGCTTTCAGTGCGATGATGAGGGTCATGGCCGACAAGTACCGCGGCCGCGGCTGGGGCGCACTGCGACGGGAAATCGATGCTGCGGTGTGCTCCGTGCATGAGAAGGGCTACTGCGTTGCGTCATGGCAGCCTCAGGTCGTGGCCATGGCAACACCAATGCGCTTTGACGAGTATACGGCCCATGTATTGAACGTCAGTGTATCCACGCAGCAGGATGCCGGCGCTATCGAGGCGGCGCTGGCCAAGCCACTGATGGAACTTGCGGCAGCGATACAAGCGCGGATGCTTCGGGGAGAGTAA